Below is a genomic region from Echinicola rosea.
TTTGGATTGGAGTCCGGTCAGATTACACAGCCGATCAAAGAGGATATCGGAGTGGTCGTGGCCAAGCTAAACAGTAAGACCCCAGCAGGAGAAGTAGCTGATTACACCATGTACCAAAACCAGCTACAGGCCAATCAGCAACAGCGTACGGCCTATATGATCATGATGGCTGCGGAGGAATTAGCAGAAGTGAAGGACTACAGATATAAATTCTTCTAAGAAGCTCGTATGTACATAGCAAATCCCATTCTCTATTGAGGATGGGATTTTCTTGTTTATGGATTTAATTTTTTATCTGTCGTGTTAATACAGTAAATTCGACTATTATGATGAAAAAGGAGTTTAATAAGGCCGCTTTCAAGGAGAAACTAGAAGAGCAAACAAGTTTTCCGGCCCTTTATATGTTTAAATTTATCGTGCCCAGCGGTAAGGAAGATGAAGTGAAGGACCTGCTGCCAAAGCATGAAGTGGTCTTTAAGGAATCAGCCAAGGGCACTTATGTCAGTGCGACCATTAAGGCTATGATGAAAGACAGTCAGTCTATCATAGACGTGTATGATAGAGCATCCAAAATAGAAGGAATTATTTCGCTATAAAGAATCAGCTATGTGGGAAGAAAAGAATGATCAACTTGTAAGGGAATTTGAATTTTCGGATTTTCAGGAAGCATTTGCTTTTATGACCAGGGTAGCCTTTTTGGCAGAAGGACAAGGCCATCATCCCAACTGGAGCAATGTTTATAATAAAGTGACCATAGCCCTGACGAGCCATGATGCGGGTAATAAGGTCACTGGAAAGGATAAAAAATTGGCTTCGGCCATCGATAAGCTGATCTGATGACCGAAACCATAAAGCCGCACCTTTATCTGGTGCCTACTCCCATAGGTAATCTCCAGGATATTACCCTCCGGGCGATAGAAGTGCTTAAGAGCGTGGATGTAATACTCGCTGAAGATACGCGTACCACAGGTAAATTGCTGAAGCATCTGGAAATACAGCGACCCCTTCAGAGCTACCATATTTTTAATGAGCATAAGACCGTAGAGAAACTGGTGGAGCGCATGGAAGGAGGGGAGCAGTTTGCATTGGTAAGTGATGCGGGTACACCAGCCATATCCGATCCTGGATTTCTTTTGGTAAGGGCTGCCAGGGAAGCAGGGCTGGAGGTCAATTGTCTGCCAGGGGCTACAGCCTTTGTGCCAGCGCTGGTAAATGCTGCATTGCCAAATGATCGCTTTGTCTTTGAAGGGTTTCTGCCACATAAAAAAGGACGTAAAACCAGGATCGACAATTTATTGGAGGAGGAGCGAACCATGATCTTCTATGAATCGCCCCATCGGCTCCTAAAGACACTTGGCCAGTTTAAGGATGCCTTTGGTGCAGAGAGGATGGCCTGTGTATCAAGGGAGCTGACCAAGATGTACGAAGAAAATATCAGGGGCAGCCTGGAAGAACTTATAGCCTATTATCAAGAAAATACCATAAAAGGAGAAATAGTAATCACAGTAGCAGGAAAAAACTAACCAATGGAAATCAACACACTTTTAGACAAAACCATTGCCATCGCGAGGGAAGCTGGCGCTTTTATCAGAAGAGAGAGACAGAGCTTTGACCTGAATAAGGTAGAGCATAAGGGATTTAATGACCTCGTGTCCTATGTGGACAAGGAGGCCGAAAAGATTGTAGTGAGGGGCCTACAGGAGATTATGCCTGAGGCCGGTTTTATTACCGAAGAAGGAACGATAAACAAGGACGGGGAAGTTTACAATTGGATCGTGGACCCATTGGATGGCACGACCAACTTTGTTCATGGTGTCCCCGTATTTTCTGTGAGCATTGCCCTTATGAAAGAAGGGGAAATCGTTCTCGGTGTGGTCTATGAAGTCAATAACAATGAGTGTTTCTACGCCACCAAGGGAGGAGGAGCATTCTGTAATGATACGCCTATTGGCGTTAGCCCGACCCCTTCTCTGGCCTCTGGTCTGATTGCGACGGGGTTTCCATATAGTGCATTCGAGGAGGTAGATAAATATTTGGGCTTGCTGAAGGATATCATACAGCATTCGCATGGAGTCCGACGGATTGGTAGTGCTGCGGTGGACCTTTGCTATGTTGCAGCAGGAAGGATGGATGGATATTTTGAATATAACCTGAATTCTTATGATGTGGCCGGTGGCGTGATCATTCTTCAGGAAGCAGGAGGCAAAGTAACGGATTTTAGTGGAGGGGATGATTATGTTTTTGGTCGTGAATTGGTAGGGAGCAACGAAAAAATCCACGAAGAATTGTTGGGGACGGTTAGAAATCACTGGTAAAAAGTGTAAATAATACGTTTTTAAAGCTAGTTTTTGACTTTTTACCTGAAGTAAAATGTATTGAGCTTGTTTTCAGATAATTAGGTGTGGAAATGTTTGTTATAGAGTAATTTTTTTTATAGTTTTCACCTGATTGAGCAGGTGGTCATTACCAGATGTCATAATCACCCAACTTCTTTCCTCTCACCAAGGAAAGAAATCCGCACCTTTTTCGTTAAAACAGTACAGGATATTTTAAAGACCGCGTAAGCATGACGTTAGGAATTATTGGAGGGACAAAATTGTCAGTGACTTTAGGGAATAAATTTATTTCCCGGGGTTTGAAAGTAGTATTTGGAGTAAGGGAGGAGTTTGAAGCCAAGCAAATAGAATGGAAGATTCTTAAGATGCAAAAAGATAAGGTTTTTGGTTATTGCGAAGCAATGGACAAAGCCGATGTTATCATGGTTTGCTGTGAGAATGAGTTTTTGCCGTTGGTATGCAAGTGTCTTTCGAGATACGACGCGAAGGACAAGCTAGTCTTGGACTGCACCAATGGAAAGTACCATCCGAATTTTGGCTGTAATACCAGGTATATCCAAGAAAAATCTGATTATAAACGTGTCTTGAAAGGGTTTAATAACCTAGGGCTGGATTATCCAAAATCTGACCCGTTGGAACTGGTCAAGGAAACCTATTTCTGTGGGGACAATGATTTTGACAAATACCGTGTGAAGAAGCTGATTGAATTGATAGGGTTTAAAGCAATCGACGCAGGAGGGCTTGATAATGCACCATTGCTCGAGGCTTTTTATCATCTGAGAAGGCAGATTACGCATTTCAAAAAGGAAAATGTGGACTACCATTTTAAGTTGATGTCAGTATAAGCCTGTATTCAGGAATAAAAAGCTGTAAATTTTTGATTTTCGGGAACATAAGGGTGTTCCCTTTTTTATTGGGGCATCATATTTGATAACTTTGTAACAGTCTTGCTGGTAATGGTATTTTTAGTTCAAGGCAGGAAAGATGTATCACTAATTTTGACATTGTTATGAAAAAGACCCTTATTATCATATTTTCCGTATTTGCCTTTTTGCTTGTCGTACTGGTCGCCAC
It encodes:
- a CDS encoding inositol monophosphatase family protein — protein: MEINTLLDKTIAIAREAGAFIRRERQSFDLNKVEHKGFNDLVSYVDKEAEKIVVRGLQEIMPEAGFITEEGTINKDGEVYNWIVDPLDGTTNFVHGVPVFSVSIALMKEGEIVLGVVYEVNNNECFYATKGGGAFCNDTPIGVSPTPSLASGLIATGFPYSAFEEVDKYLGLLKDIIQHSHGVRRIGSAAVDLCYVAAGRMDGYFEYNLNSYDVAGGVIILQEAGGKVTDFSGGDDYVFGRELVGSNEKIHEELLGTVRNHW
- a CDS encoding NADPH-dependent F420 reductase, yielding MTLGIIGGTKLSVTLGNKFISRGLKVVFGVREEFEAKQIEWKILKMQKDKVFGYCEAMDKADVIMVCCENEFLPLVCKCLSRYDAKDKLVLDCTNGKYHPNFGCNTRYIQEKSDYKRVLKGFNNLGLDYPKSDPLELVKETYFCGDNDFDKYRVKKLIELIGFKAIDAGGLDNAPLLEAFYHLRRQITHFKKENVDYHFKLMSV
- the rsmI gene encoding 16S rRNA (cytidine(1402)-2'-O)-methyltransferase; the protein is MTETIKPHLYLVPTPIGNLQDITLRAIEVLKSVDVILAEDTRTTGKLLKHLEIQRPLQSYHIFNEHKTVEKLVERMEGGEQFALVSDAGTPAISDPGFLLVRAAREAGLEVNCLPGATAFVPALVNAALPNDRFVFEGFLPHKKGRKTRIDNLLEEERTMIFYESPHRLLKTLGQFKDAFGAERMACVSRELTKMYEENIRGSLEELIAYYQENTIKGEIVITVAGKN
- a CDS encoding 4a-hydroxytetrahydrobiopterin dehydratase, translated to MWEEKNDQLVREFEFSDFQEAFAFMTRVAFLAEGQGHHPNWSNVYNKVTIALTSHDAGNKVTGKDKKLASAIDKLI
- a CDS encoding DUF493 family protein; the encoded protein is MKKEFNKAAFKEKLEEQTSFPALYMFKFIVPSGKEDEVKDLLPKHEVVFKESAKGTYVSATIKAMMKDSQSIIDVYDRASKIEGIISL